In Acidobacteriota bacterium, the genomic stretch TTGTTCGTCAGCTCCTCTTCCTCCTGCGGAACCGGGGCCGTGGGGTCGGCGCCGAGGCGCATCAGGCGGAGGATTTCTTCCAGCGCTTCTGTTTCCTGACGCCAATAATCCTCGGTGCCGAATTGGGACCAGGTGGCGGGGAAGATGGGGTCGTGCCAGCGGCGGGCGAGCCAGGTGGCGAAGTGGACCAGGCGCAGGCCGCGAAGGGGCTCGATGAGCTGGAGGGTGGTGTGGTCGAAGAGCCGGAAACGCTCGTAGCCTTCGAGGAAGACTTGCCGTTGCCGCCGCGTGACGGCGTCCCGGCCCGGCAGCGCCAGCCACAAATCCTGCACCGGCGGTCCCACCACCATGTCGTCGAAGTCCAGGACATTGAAGCGACCGTCCCGCAAGAGGAGGTTTCCTAAATGCAAGTCACCGTGAAGCCGGTGGACCGCGACGCCATCCAGTAAGCCGTCAGCACGATCCGCCAGCTCCTCCGCGGCGGCAAAATACCGGTCCCGCCACATCGCCGGCACCGTCTCGTGGTGGCGCAACCACTCCAGGTTCGACCGCACATAGGTGTCGGCGTTGAGGGGTAGGCGGTGGGGGGCCTCGCCGGCGGCGGCCACGCCGTGCATGCGGCCTACCAGCATGCCCAGCCGCTCCGCCAGCTCGTCCGTCAGCTCGTCCGGAGCCCGACCACCGCGGCGCTCCGCCAGCGAATAATAGATCCCCTCCTGGCGCTTGACGGTCGAACCGTCGGGGAACGCCAGCACCGGGCAGGCAGGAATCTCCGACGCCACCAAATCGTCGATGAAAGCGTGCTCCTCGAGGATCTGCTCCTCGCTCCAACGCCCCGGGCGGTAGAACTTGGCGATGATCCGCGAGCGGTCCTCCAACTCCACCTCGTACACCCGATTTTCGAACGAATTGAGCGGATAACACACCGCGTTGCACCGCAGCCCCGCCGCCTCCACCGCCTCCAGCACCCGCTCCGGGGTCAAGCCCAAAAAAAGATCCGTCACCGCCCCGGTCGATTCACCACCCGTGGTTTTGCTCATAGACCGAGCATGCTAACAGCGGACTCTCCTGGAAGCGCCGAATTCAAAGATACGGCGAGAACAACC encodes the following:
- a CDS encoding serine/threonine protein kinase; protein product: MSKTTGGESTGAVTDLFLGLTPERVLEAVEAAGLRCNAVCYPLNSFENRVYEVELEDRSRIIAKFYRPGRWSEEQILEEHAFIDDLVASEIPACPVLAFPDGSTVKRQEGIYYSLAERRGGRAPDELTDELAERLGMLVGRMHGVAAAGEAPHRLPLNADTYVRSNLEWLRHHETVPAMWRDRYFAAAEELADRADGLLDGVAVHRLHGDLHLGNLLLRDGRFNVLDFDDMVVGPPVQDLWLALPGRDAVTRRQRQVFLEGYERFRLFDHTTLQLIEPLRGLRLVHFATWLARRWHDPIFPATWSQFGTEDYWRQETEALEEILRLMRLGADPTAPVPQEEEELTNKDFFWDWED